The segment ATCTGCCGCCGCACCGAGTGCGCCAGGTCGGTGCTCATGTCGAAGTACCCGGCCTGATCGTGCGGCTCAAGTGGAAAGAGCGAGCCGTCGGCATGGCGCTTGAACAAAAAGAATTCCAGTTCCGGGCCGGTGAAGTATTGAAAGCCCATCTTGGCGGCTTCGGCCAAGGCCCGCTTGAGCACGTTGCGCGGGTCGCCGGAGAATGGCTCGCCGGTGGGCATGTGAACGTCGCAGATCACCCGCGCCGTCGGCACGTCGGTGTCCCACGGAATGACGGCGAAGGTGTCGAGGTCGGGGTGGAGAAGCATGTCGCTCTCGGCGATGCGGGCAAACCCTTGCACCGACGAGCCGTCGAACCACATCCCGTGATCCAGCACGTCCTCCCACATCGCCGCCGGCAGGCCAACCGTCTTCACCATGCCCATAATGTCGGTGAACTGCAGGTTCATGAACTGAACGCCGCGCGATTTGATTTGCTCTTCGACTTTTTGAATTTTGCTTGTATCGTGTGCCATGAAAGTGTCTCCTTGAAGAAAATCTTGATTTGCCGAGTATAACAGAAGTTAACGGTCTTCCAACTTCGAGCGTGTTACAATTTCGCCAATGCTCCCCGATTTTCAAGTCCGCCAGCGCGATTATTTGCTGGACATTATTCGCGCTCTCAGCCAACAACTCGATCTGGACACCGCGCTGGCCCGCATCCTCGAAGCCGCCTCCGACATCCTCGGCGGCCAGGCCGGGCTGATCGCCATCCGCGATGACGCCGGCGGCAGTTTCCGCGTCCGCGCCCAACACCGGGTCACGCCCGAATTCATCCGCCACTTCGACGCCATTCTGCGCGAAGCCGCCGACCGGGGCGACCCGGCCCGCTTTGTCATCAGCGAGATCGAACGGCGGCTGGTGGCCGTTGGCCGCCAATTTGATCTTTCCGGCACGGTGGGCCTGCCCCTGCAACTCGGCGACGAACTGCTGGGCATCCTCCTCATCTTCCGCGCTGTTGCCGCCCCGTTCGGGGCCAACGAGCGCAAACTGCTCCAGGCCTTCACCGACCAGGCCGCGATTGCCGTCAACAACGCCCGGCTCTATCAGAACAGTGTGAATGAACGACGGCGGCTGGACGCGGTGCTGGATGGATCGGCGGACGGCATTTTGATCATGGACTCGGGCCACCGGATTCAACGGTGGAACCGTGCCCTGGCCCGGCTGACCGGGATTGGGGCCGCCAACTCGGTGGGCCGCGGCCACGACGAAGTGATCCGTTGGGCCAAACGCGAGCCGGGCCTTGACCTCAACGACGCCGAAGCCGGTGGCTGGCCGTTCTCGTCCGGCTCGCCGCTTTACGTGGAAGGGGACTTGCGCAAGTCCAACGGTTCCACCGTCGCCGTCGGCATCACTTACGCCCCGATCTTCGACAAAGAGAATCGCCTGGTCAACATTGTCGCCAACGTCCGCGACATCACCCGCTTCCGCGAAGCCGAGCAACTCAAGAGCACCTTCGTCTCGGTGGTCAGCCACGAATTAAAAACGCCGGTCTCGCTCATCAAAGGCTACGCCGGGACGTTGCGACGCGACGATGCAAAATGGGACTCGCGCACGGTGCAGGAAAGTTTGGCCGTCATCGAAGAAGAGGCCGACCGGTTGGCCGCCCTGATTGAGAATCTGCTCGACGCTTCGCGCCTGCAGGCCGGGGCTTTGAAGCTCAACATGGGCGAAGTAGATCTCAATGCCCTGGCTTCGGAGCTTGTCGTCAAGTTCCGCACCCAGACCGACAGGCACGCCTTCGTGGTAGAATTCCCGCCTACGCTCCCAATCGTTCACGGCGACGAAGAACGCCTGCGCCAGGTGCTCATCAATTTGCTGTCCAACGCCATCAAGTATTCGCCGGACGGCGGCGCGATTCGAGTCATGGGCCGGGCCGAGCCGGAGCAGGTCGTGGTCACGGTGAGCGACGAAGGCATGGGCCTGCCCGACGACGAGCTTGATAAAGTGTTCGATCGTTTTTACCGCGCCGACACGCCGGCCACCCGCCGCGCTCAGGGCGCCGGCCTCGGCCTCTACCTGGCGAAAGCCGTGGTGGAAGCGCACGGCGGCCAGATCTGGGCCAGCTCGGAAGCCGGGCGCGGCGCGGCTTTTAGTTTTAGTCTGCCAAGAGAATAGACAACCACTTCGTCACGCGAAGCGGCCATTCGTCATTCAGGAGTTTCATGTACCCTTCCACCACTGTCACCTGCCCTAACTGCAAAACGCCATTTGTTGCGCAGATCGAGCAAGTCTTCGACGTAGGGCTGGACCCGTCGGCCAAAGCCCGGTTCCTGCGCGGCCACTTCAACGTCATCACCTGCCCGCGTTGCCGTTATCAATCCATGATCGCCACGCCCATCGTCTACCACGACCCGGCCAAAGAATTGTTGCTGACGTTTGTGCCGATGGAACTTGGCCTGCCGCAGGCCGAGCAGGAACGCATGCTGGGCAATCTCACCAAAGCCATTGTCAACAGTTTGCCGCCCGAACAACGCAAAGGCTACTTGCTCCGCCCGACTCCGGCGCTGACTCTGCAGGGCATGATTGACCGGGTGCTGGAATCTGACGGCGTCACCAAAGAGATGATGGACGCCCAGCGGGCCAAAGTGTCGCTGATCGAGCAGTTCCTGACGACTACGAGTGAGGAGGCGCTGGCGGCGCTGGCGAAGGAGCACGACGCCGAACTCGATTATGGCTTCTTTGATCTGTTCACGGCTGCCATTCAGGCCGCCGCCGAAAGCGGCGACCGGGCTGGGGCCGAGCAGATGCTGGCCCTTCGCAACAAGGTGGTGGAACTGTCGTCGTTGGGCAAACAGTCGGCCCAGCAGGCGCATTTGTTTGAGGCAACCGCCGAGGAACTCAACAAGCTGGATGACAAGCTCACGCCAGAGTTATTCTTCGACATGGTGGTGAAAGCCGACAGTGAAGACCGGGCTTCGGCCCTGGTGTCGCTGGCCCGGCCCCTGGTGGATTACGACTTCTTCATGAAGCTCACCAAGCTGATCAATCAATCGCCCGACAAGGAACGCGAGCGCCTGCAAAAGTTGCGTGACCTGATTCTGAACGTGGTGGGCCAGGTGGATCAGGCGGCGCAGGCCCAGGGTCAGCAGGCGGCCAACCTGCTTCGCAAACTGCTGGAAGCGCCCGACCTCAAGCAGGCAGTGATGGAGAACCTGCCGCTGATTGACAACACCTTCATGGCTATTCTCAACCAGAACTTTGACGCGGCCAGGAAAGCCGGGCGCAACGATGTGGCCGAGAAGCTCCAG is part of the Chloroflexota bacterium genome and harbors:
- a CDS encoding PAS domain S-box protein, producing MLPDFQVRQRDYLLDIIRALSQQLDLDTALARILEAASDILGGQAGLIAIRDDAGGSFRVRAQHRVTPEFIRHFDAILREAADRGDPARFVISEIERRLVAVGRQFDLSGTVGLPLQLGDELLGILLIFRAVAAPFGANERKLLQAFTDQAAIAVNNARLYQNSVNERRRLDAVLDGSADGILIMDSGHRIQRWNRALARLTGIGAANSVGRGHDEVIRWAKREPGLDLNDAEAGGWPFSSGSPLYVEGDLRKSNGSTVAVGITYAPIFDKENRLVNIVANVRDITRFREAEQLKSTFVSVVSHELKTPVSLIKGYAGTLRRDDAKWDSRTVQESLAVIEEEADRLAALIENLLDASRLQAGALKLNMGEVDLNALASELVVKFRTQTDRHAFVVEFPPTLPIVHGDEERLRQVLINLLSNAIKYSPDGGAIRVMGRAEPEQVVVTVSDEGMGLPDDELDKVFDRFYRADTPATRRAQGAGLGLYLAKAVVEAHGGQIWASSEAGRGAAFSFSLPRE
- a CDS encoding CpXC domain-containing protein — translated: MYPSTTVTCPNCKTPFVAQIEQVFDVGLDPSAKARFLRGHFNVITCPRCRYQSMIATPIVYHDPAKELLLTFVPMELGLPQAEQERMLGNLTKAIVNSLPPEQRKGYLLRPTPALTLQGMIDRVLESDGVTKEMMDAQRAKVSLIEQFLTTTSEEALAALAKEHDAELDYGFFDLFTAAIQAAAESGDRAGAEQMLALRNKVVELSSLGKQSAQQAHLFEATAEELNKLDDKLTPELFFDMVVKADSEDRASALVSLARPLVDYDFFMKLTKLINQSPDKERERLQKLRDLILNVVGQVDQAAQAQGQQAANLLRKLLEAPDLKQAVMENLPLIDNTFMAILNQNFDAARKAGRNDVAEKLQQIGDAILSLIRDSAPPEIKLINELLGFETEEESLEAVQRRSAEITPPVIEAMKQVEQELNGSDRKDVAERLGKIRAAAERQAMLAKWKA